One genomic region from candidate division WOR-3 bacterium encodes:
- a CDS encoding helix-hairpin-helix domain-containing protein, with protein sequence MNNKEKAVLIFLSICLLVGAGISFLRNQIYQRNLEKITLTATNSRQTEMASADSLESETANLFNINTASQKELEALPNIGPVLAQRIIEYRKIHQGFKCKEDLLKVSGIGPKKYFAIKEKITID encoded by the coding sequence ATGAATAATAAAGAGAAGGCCGTCTTAATCTTTCTCAGTATCTGCCTTTTGGTTGGTGCGGGCATCTCGTTCCTGCGCAATCAGATTTATCAACGCAACTTAGAAAAAATTACCCTCACAGCAACTAATTCGCGACAAACCGAAATGGCATCAGCCGATTCTTTAGAATCGGAAACTGCTAATCTCTTTAATATTAATACTGCTTCGCAAAAAGAACTGGAAGCCTTACCTAATATCGGACCGGTCTTAGCCCAAAGAATTATTGAATATCGTAAAATCCATCAGGGTTTTAAGTGTAAAGAAGACTTGTTAAAAGTCTCAGGCATTGGTCCAAAAAAATATTTCGCTATCAAAGAGAAAATAACCATAGACTAA
- a CDS encoding thymidine phosphorylase, giving the protein MNIYEIITKKKQGKELTSAEIEYLVLGYTKGEIPDYQFAAFLMAVWFQGMSFSETTHLTKAMMHSGKIFDLSAIKQPKIDKHSTGGVGDKVSLILAPLVADCGIVVPMCSGRGLGHTGGTLDKLESIPGFRTNLTEKEFITQLKQIGVAMIGQTEELAPADKKIYALRDVTATVDSIPLISTSIMSKKLAEGIDGLVLDVKTGSGAFMRRLSDAKKLAQIMCEIGKRMGKKVSALITDMAQPLGKMVGNSLEVIEAIETLKGRGPQDLLTVTITLAEAMLSLAGIKRTQARKMLIQSIKSESALKKFRELIKAQNGDERVIDDYTLLPQPQYEYQLKSPQTGYIQKLDALTIGLLSVELGCGRKTLTDKIDYSAGFIFYKKIGDKVKKDEPLAKVVGQNQDKVKSVGEQLLSAYKITTQKSKPPPLIKFYYRT; this is encoded by the coding sequence ATGAACATCTACGAAATCATCACCAAAAAGAAACAGGGTAAAGAATTAACTTCTGCAGAAATAGAGTATTTGGTCTTGGGTTATACTAAAGGCGAAATTCCTGACTATCAGTTTGCCGCATTCTTAATGGCAGTCTGGTTTCAGGGTATGAGTTTTTCCGAGACAACACATCTCACCAAAGCCATGATGCATTCGGGTAAAATCTTTGACCTTTCCGCAATTAAGCAACCGAAAATTGACAAACATTCTACTGGTGGTGTTGGCGATAAGGTCTCTCTGATTTTAGCACCGTTAGTGGCGGATTGTGGTATTGTTGTGCCCATGTGTTCGGGCCGAGGTTTAGGTCATACTGGTGGCACCTTAGATAAATTAGAATCGATTCCCGGATTTCGAACTAATCTCACGGAAAAAGAGTTTATCACGCAATTAAAACAAATCGGCGTAGCAATGATTGGTCAAACTGAGGAATTAGCCCCTGCTGATAAAAAGATTTATGCGCTTCGAGATGTCACGGCTACAGTTGATTCTATTCCCTTAATTTCAACTTCAATTATGTCTAAAAAACTCGCTGAAGGCATTGACGGTCTGGTCTTAGATGTGAAAACCGGTTCTGGTGCCTTTATGAGACGATTGTCTGATGCGAAAAAATTGGCACAAATAATGTGTGAGATTGGCAAACGGATGGGTAAAAAAGTTTCGGCATTAATTACTGATATGGCACAACCTTTAGGTAAAATGGTCGGCAACTCCTTAGAAGTAATCGAAGCAATTGAAACCCTAAAAGGCAGAGGACCACAAGACCTACTTACAGTAACAATAACTTTAGCCGAAGCGATGTTAAGTCTGGCAGGAATTAAACGAACCCAAGCCAGAAAAATGTTAATTCAAAGTATCAAATCCGAGTCAGCCTTGAAAAAATTCCGCGAACTCATAAAAGCCCAAAACGGTGATGAAAGAGTAATTGACGATTATACTCTTTTACCTCAACCCCAATACGAATACCAACTTAAAAGTCCGCAGACCGGCTACATTCAAAAACTTGACGCTTTAACAATTGGCTTGCTATCTGTCGAATTAGGTTGTGGTCGAAAGACCCTTACGGATAAGATTGATTATAGTGCGGGTTTTATCTTTTATAAAAAAATCGGAGATAAAGTTAAAAAAGATGAACCACTGGCAAAAGTAGTCGGTCAAAATCAAGACAAAGTTAAAAGCGTTGGTGAGCAATTATTGTCCGCATACAAAATAACCACACAAAAAAGTAAACCACCTCCACTAATAAAATTTTACTACCGAACTTAA